The bacterium region GATTCATCCCTGCACCACCTCAGCAAGTGATTCACAGTTTGATGACGTAAAGGCGATTATACTATCAGGGGGACCGAATAGTGTCTTGGACGAGAATCGCCCAGATTTTGACGAAAATTGGCTGAAGCGTGAGGTTCCAATTCTTGGAATCTGCTATGGAATGCAACTGCTGGCGCAGCACTATGGAGGAAAGGTGGCACGTTCTACCAGACGTGAATACGGGCGGGCTGATTTTCGCCTCGTAGAGCCATCACTGCTTTGTAAGGGGTTACCAGAACAGGAATCTTCTCAGGTATGGATGAGTCACGGTGACCACGTAGAGGCGCTGCCAAAAGACTTTGCTACCATTGGAGCGAGTGACACCCTACCAATAGCAGCCATGGCGCATAATACAAGACCGATGTATGCCCTCCAATTTCATCCTGAAGTTGCTCATAGTGAACATGGGATAAAGCTCATTGAAAACTTTCTTTTCGAAATAGCAAAGCTGAACCGAGACTGGGACGCATCGCATTTTATCCATCAAGCAGTCGAGACTATCTCTCATACTGTGTCAGAAAGTGAGCAGGTGGTGTGTGGCCTGAGTGGTGGCGTTGATTCCACAGTCGCGGCAGTACTCGTACACCGAGCTATTGGTTCACGTCTTCATTGCCTTTTTGTTGACAACGGGCTCCTTCGAAAGGGAGAAGCAGAGGAGGTAGAGCGCGTTTTAGGAGCGCAGGGATTAGGCCTCCCACTGCATCGAATAGACGCGAAGAGTGAATTCTTAACGGCGCTTGAAGGCGTTAGTGATCCAGAAGAAAAAAGGAAGATCATCGGACGGGTTTTTATCGAGGTGTTTGAGCGTGAAGCCAAGCGCTTTGAAAATGTAAAATATCTCGTTCAAGGCACCCTCTATCCGGACGTAATCGAGAGCGTTTCGCCAAATGGTGGACCTTCAGTAACGATAAAGAGTCACCATAATGTTGGCGGTTTACCAGAAAAGATGAATTTAAAACTCATTGAACCACTACGTGACCTTTTTAAGGACGAAGTTCGAAAGTTTGGGGAACAGCTGAATATTCCATCTGATCTTTTATGGAGACATCCATTCCCAGGACCAGGGCTTGCAGTCAGAGTGCTTGGACCGGTATCCGAGGACCGGCTTGCAATTCTCCGAGAAGCAGATGCGATTTTTATCGATGAACTGCATTCAACTGGTTTATACAATGAAATCTGGCAGGCATTTACCGTCCTTCTACCAATTCACAGTGTTGGAGTGATGGGAGACGAACGCACCTATGAGAATGTGCTTGCTCTGCGTGCCGTAACATCACAAGACGGAATGACGGCAGACTGGTACTACCTGCCGCAAGATGTCCTTAAGCGCCTGAGCAATCGGATTATCAATGAAGTAAAAGGGGTGAATCGGGTCGTAATGGACGTCTCAAGCAAGCCGCCTGCCACGATTGAGTGGGAGTAGCAATCCGCTGAGCAGAATCAGTCATTCACTGTTCAGAGGTGCTTTCGCTTCTTCAAAACAGTAGTGATTCCAAAGAATCACTTCCTCGGGTTCAGCTTCACTTCCATCAGGCTGAGTCTGCTCCCACATGAATACCATCTTAAATGTCATGAGCTGTTTGTCTGTGGCATGTCTACTATTCCAAGACCTGCACAAATACCTTCCATAATAGAGCCTGTGTCGTTCATTCTCTTTCTGCCACAGGTTCATCATATACTTTCGCCAACGCTGACTGGGATACGTTCTTGATACATAGAGCGGTTTTTTATAGGGGATAGGAGATTCCGGATTCATTACGTTAACAGAGGAATTGTCTCTCAATTTCCCTTCGATAATATACCAGCCATCATCAATGAGAGGAAAAGGCGAAAACATATCCCACATCTGATCAATTCGTAATAGTTCTCCATACCAGTTCACGGAGTGCGGAAAGTATGTCCAGTTACTCTTCGGAAGTAATCCACGGATATTCCAAAGACTTATATAGAGAATCGTTATAAGGATAAAAAGATTTCTCGCGATATTGAGACCGCTGACACGAGGCCGTTCGATACCTGCCTCTTGGGGGCAACATCGGCTCCAAAAAGAAAGCCGCGCTTTCAGGACAGAAGTGAGATACTTCATTGAAGGCATCTCCCAGAACAGTGCTGGAAGGAAGGCTAACCAGGCTATAGCACAGATCCATGGAAAGAGCCCCAATTCCATTGTGGTATGCAATCCCAGTACGTGAAATCCAATTAAGAGAAGAGCTCCTACCAATCTCGACTGTGGGATAAAAAACGGATTGATGAGACAAATAACTGCGACCCACTCTATGAAAAGAGCAAGTATCGTCATAATACGAATAAGCTCTGGATAGTCGAGGAGAAAGTAGCCAAAGGGCTTGGTAAACTGATCGATGAGGAGCGCTTGCTCAACGGCAGTGTACGAATTGTACCAGGTAGGATGCAGCTTCAAGAGCACGGAGAAAAGATACATACTTGCAACTTGAATAAGAAGCGCAAAGGAAGCGAGGCGAGGTGCAGAAGAGGCTTCCTTTCTCTCTGACTTCGCTCTATCAATCGAGCAATATGCCCCCAAAGGAAGGAACATCGCCCAGAATAAAAGCACACGGAGCAGAACATCTCCTCCCTGGAGTACCATTGGATTTCGCGTATGAAGTGATACCAGTAGCAACCAACTGACGACCGTTGATGTGCGAGTATAGAAACCGAAGAGTAATGAGAGGGCAAAGGCAAACGCCAACGTAAAAAGGAGCCCTTGAAAGAAAACACTGCCGTTAATGAGATGCAGTGAAAATAACCAGTCAGAGTACGTAAACTCTGATAGGAGAGCGCCCCGAGGAAGCACTCCAAAATCGGTATAGTGTGCGCTCAGATAAGAGCCTCGATTTACAAGGTCGAGAAGTAGAACCAAACCAAGCGACATACGAAACAGCGCTAGCGACCGAAGGTCTAACGAGCAATATGCAGAGAGCCATTTCATAGAAATACGCCGCAAGAAAATGAGCAGATGATAGCCACAGGTTACAAAACCTAGCATATTGCCCTCAGTAGGCAGACATCAAGAGAGATAATTCATGGCAAATCAGAGTCAGGAATGCCCAATGAAAGGAAGTAAAGTGCACCGAAGCATTTCTCGGTAAATGCAGTACCTCTCAATAGAACGATATCTGTGCTTCAACACGCCGGCTACCAAAGTCATGAAGAAAGCTGAGTAAGATACAGCTGGTACCAATCATTTCGATACACTCTTCTAATGATTTTGCGAAGTGGCGAACCGTATAGTCACTCACTTTCAGATACGCCTGTATGAAGTCATGACCACCACTCATTCCCTCGATAAAATCGAGCGCGATAGCGATAGCAAAAAATGAAAGACCTGCTAAGAGTAAAAATTTGGCTCGATCTGATCTGAGGTCTCGAAACAAGAACCAAAACATGAAGACCCCAAATAACGCAAAGAAGGGCCCAACAATCAGTTGCCACGGATAGCTCGGGAAAGCATCAAGAATATGAGTGAAAAATCCCTCGTATCCAGAACGCCTTAAATCTTTAGCGAATACTTTATAAACAGAACCGAGTCGTTCGTGAATTTCAGCGGCATCATCAGCAGAGATAAAGAGGAAGAAAAGAGCGATGAGGATCCATCCAAAAACAGAAAGCCGTCCCTCTTTACGAACAGCACGTACCCAGGCGGTAAATCCAGCGACACAAGAAATCAGGAATGCGAGAATAACCGAGAACCAGCTTGGCACGCTGTCTTCTCTTGCAATATTAAACATGCGACGAAATTGGCCAAACCCGGTGACATCTCTATAATTTATGACGTAGTCCAAGAAAACGAAGCTAATCGACAAGAATACCAACGCAAACAGCGCTTTGCTCACAAGCGAGTCACAATCAATGCGTAGCTGATGCAAAATAACCTCCCGAAATTGAACTATGGCGAGTATAGGAAATTGAAGGGCAGAGCGGTAGCTATGATTGGGCCTGCGTGCTTACCGCTACAAGAAAAAAAGGTGGCGGCAACTCCGATACTTCGGAATAGGCATGCAGGGAGCGCTCCTCATATCGGAGTCCGCACCTTTATTGTTCTCTATACCACGACATCAAGCGTACCGATTCCTCGCTTTCGTACGCTCGATTCCTGATCTAGATTTTCTCCATTTTCGGCATTTTCCGCCTCTTCTTCTTGGCTCAAGTCAAAGTGTCCTCGCTGTTTGCGACTTGAATACCTTTCTCTGTGAACGGCCTGTGAGAGTCGAGTTACCCGCTTCATTTTTTTTGAGCGTTGGGAACTCGTAACCCACGAGACCTGGTCTCGTAGTGTTTCTATCTTCATTTTGCCCTCCTTGGCATTACAAAAGAGCTCGCTTCCATTGTGAGCCTCATAGAAGAACGTGTTTCTTCTTCTACAATTTGCTTATCGAACCGCTAGGAAAATACCTTAAGTACATTGTGGAAAACGAATGTAGGTAGCCGTATTTACTGATAGAATATCTGTTCCGCTGTTTTCTCAAAAAAAACACCCCTCTTATTTATTTCACAGCATCGTAATTAAGCCATCGGTCATTTCAGTCGATACTACATGTTGAGACGAAGGGTTACCCACGCAACTCGCACAGTGAAGGTTTTAGGAGCAGACAGAGATGAAAAGAGACGAGAAAAACACTGCAATTTATGTGGCGAACGAGGAGTATGTTCCCTGGGATCCCGCTGAACCGGAGAGAAACCTGTTGAGAGCTATTCTCATGTCTGCGCTGAATGATATACAGAAACAGGGGACTCTGCATGATGATGCAAAAAATTTCTTCATGAATGATGAAGAGGACTATGTGTTTTCCTTCCGGGCCATCTGTGATCACTTAGAGATCGATCCAAAACAGATTCTCATCCTCGCTGGACTCGCTGAATCGATGCGGGATACATCGCTGTCTCTGGATCGTTCCTTTCCTCTTAAGTTCGTATAGAGTCCAAAGAAACTCGAAAAATAGCCTGCTCTTGAACTAGATGATTTCATCTAATTCATTTACAGTATATTTCATGGAGATTTACACCGAGCTAGAGCGGGGTTCCTCCGCGGAAGCGCCTCTATTTTTTTTCGTGCATGGGAAGGCTGGGCATAAGGATATTATGCGCATTTTCTCAAGAGGAGTTCCCGAGGGTTCGCATAAAATCTTTGTTCAAGCACCGTATCCAGACCCGAGGGGAGGCTTCAGCTGGTGGGATACAGATCTCGCTTCGTTCCCAGCAACCCAGTTCACTCAGGCCGCAACCGCTCTTGCCAATGCCATCACCTCTGTACCATTGCAGTATGGAATTGCGCCAAAAACGGTAGCTGCGCTCGGATTTTCTCAGGGGTCGGGCATTCTCTCTCATTTACTTCTCTCCAAGAAAATCACCCTGAATGCACTGATCGTTCTGGCTGGCTTTATTAAATGGCCAGATCCTGTCCCAACTCAGCTGAATGATCAGAAAATATTCTGGGCACACGGTGAACATGATGACGTTATTTCCATTGCTCGTGCTCAATCGGATATTGCTCAACTACAAAACCTCGGCGCACAGGTAGATTTTATCTTCGATCCAGTGGGTCATAAGATCGGCACTTCAGGAATGCGTGCACTAAAGTCTTTTTGTTCTTCCCTTGACGATGAGTCTTACGACGCCAGTAGCAGCTAACGTTTCAACAAAGATCGCATACCCTCGTTCCTTCGGAATCAGCCAGTAAATTGGCTCCCATCGAGGTGAAAATTTATCCTTAAAGTTAAAAAGCCCTCCAGCAGAGTAACCTGGTTGTAAAATCCACTTCCCACATTGATTGATTAATCGAAGGAAACGTCCTGAGATGCTCGGGTTTGAGCCGTCATATTCCTTGGGCAGCACGCACGGCACTTCACCGAGACTCAAGGTTTGAAACCCACTCTCTTGCGCAAAGTGAATGGCCCTCAACAAGAGCGCCTCCATGGCTCCGGTCGAAGCCCTGTCAGAGCGTTGGAGCTGCTCAAGGTGCATATGATATTGACCTCTACGAGTCAGAGAAATCCAAGCTGATAATGCGCTATCCTTCGATTCAGTAAAGGAGAAGAAATATTGCGATTTTGTGGGAAAACGACGAAATAGCCCCCGTAAGGGGGCCTCACGCTGAAGATCCTTCATGGGGGGCAATGCAGACGGATAGGCCTCGCCTTGACCGCCTCCAATTGTTCCTTTTCTTAGCCCCCGCTGGGCTATTTGCCGTACGGAGTCGGATGGCGCATAAGAGGATACATCCAAAATTGCCTCACTCCCAAACGGGATAGCCACATAGCTCGAGAGGAGAATAAGCTCTCGAAGCGACTCTGGAATTCCTCTCACAATTGTGGGTATTCTATGCAGCTCTGGAACCAGCTGATTCGCAAGCTCTTCTCGGGATTGGAATGCGTGCATTCCAAAGGGGATAAATCTCGAGGTACTATCGATCTTGATGCTTTTGAGCTGAAGTGAAGTAGACTGAGCGGATCTCGAATACGTCGGGATATAGGACCAGCTTAAAGGGGTAAAACAGGAGAGCGTCATAATAGAAGTGTGAAAGATTCGCGTTAGGGCGTCTTCATCATAAAAATACTAGGGTTGGAATTACAATGCAAAAATCGAATGGAATTGTGCTGATCACTGGTGCAGCAGGTTTTGTAGGCTCCTATGTGGTGAAAGAGTTCCTCGAAAGCGGACATACTGTTCGAGCATTCGTCCGCAGCTCATCCAACCTAGCGCAACTCGCGAGGGTCTTAGGGGTTGCTGAGGAGGGACTCGCTGATGTTGCGGGGCTATCCTTTGCAGTTGGCGACATAACTGAGTTCAATTCGCTCGATCAGGCGATGGATGGAGTTGCTACTGTCATTCATATAGCCGCGCTTTTTCGTGAAGCGAAGCATGGTGAAGATATGTATCGTCGAGTCAATATCGAGGGAACAAGGAACGTGCTTGAGGCTGCCGAAAGGGCAGGGGTCGCCAAAGTGGTACATTGTAGCACAGTAGGAGTTCATAGCCACATTCCTAACCCTCCAGCAAATGAAGACGAAGAATATCGTCCTGGTGATATCTATCAAGAGACCAAGTGCGAGGGAGAAAAAGTCGCACTCGACTTTTTTCAGAAGTCTCGAGTCAATGGAGTCGTTATCCGCCCAGCCATGATTTGGGGTCCAGGTGATGAGCGAACCTTAAAATTATTCAAGGGAATTTTAAAAGGAAGATTTCCATTTATTGGATGGGGCAAAACCTACTTGCACTGGGTCTCAGTGATAGATTTGGCGAAAGCTTTTCGCTTAGCAGCTGAAACAGAGATTCCATCAGGAGAGGTATTCATTATTGCTGGAAAGGAGTCGATTCTGCTCAAGGATCTTCTGGGCAAAATCGCTATGATGCTGGGACGAACACCCACTCGCTTACGTCTCCCAGCATTACCATTTCAAGTAGCGGGAACGCTCTGTGAACTTTTGTGCCGTCCGCTGGGAATTGAGCCACCTCTGCATCGGCGACGGGTAGATTTTTTTACAAAGACTCGCGCCTTTTCCACCATGAAAGCGGCAGAACTGCTCCAATACGAACCGCGAGGGTCCATTGATGATGAGATAAGAGAGATCATCCAATGGTACGAACAACACGACTGGCAGGTCTGTTAGCACCAGAGGAGCACCACTTTGACAGGTCCCCGCTGAACCCTTCTCTCTGAAATAGCCTGGTTCGCTCAGATATTTCTTGTTTCAGGGGTATAGGAAGCGAGACTGGATTCTGATATTCTGAGTTTTCACGAGTAATGAGGAGAAGAAGCACTGTGTCTTGTATACCATCTCAGCCGATTTCAGGCTCGTCCGAAGAAGAAGGTTCTGAACAAGAGAAAAATATTCCTTGGTTTTGTGATATCGGCCCCAATGATGCGTATGTCCAGGAGATGTTTCGTCTTTACCAACAGGATCCTGCTCTCGTTGGCGAAGTTTGGACTCATTATTTTGAAGATCTCGCTCGTACACATGCCGTTCAAGGAGATGAACAGCAGAATCAAAATTCTCACTCCCATACGAGCTCGAACGAGGGGTCAAGTGCCTCTGCTTCAGAGCCCGCTCCCTTTAACCAGGTAAACGGTTACTACACCGCTCCATCGGGATCACCAGCGGCTCAGGAGCGCGTCTATCGCATGATCAGTGCTTTCAGAGGCAGGGGACACTTTAAGGCAAAGATTAATCCACTCACCCAAGGAGTACTGCACCTTCCAGAGGTCGAGGACGTGAACGTAGATTTTTATCAGTTTAGCCCGGAACAACTCTCAGAGCGATTTTTTTGCTCTGGATTAGCGCTCCGTGAGCAAATGACCTTACAAGAGATTATCGATAAGCTGGACGAATCCTATTGTGGCTCGATTGGATTTGAGTTCACGCACCTCCTCGATCAAGACGAAAGACTTTGGCTTCAAGAACGAATAGAAAATCGATTTGAGAGAGGATATCGCCTCACCAGGGCCCAGCGAGTACAGCGATTAAAAAAAGTTATTGAGGCGGAAGCATTCGAATCAGAACTCCATAAAAAATACGTCGGGCACAAGCGATTTTCGCTCCAGGGAACGGAAACCTTAATCCCCATGCTTGACAACTTACTTGAAGAAGCAGCTTCCGGTGGAGTACAGAAAATTGTCATCGGTATGCCTCATAGAGGTCGCCTGAACGTGCTTGTCAATATCGTTGGAAAACCACTCGAGGAAGTGTTCTCCGAATTTGAAGATCAAAGCGTTCAAACAGCGCTCGGGTCTGGTGATGTGAAGTACCATATGGGATTTGAATCAACCCATACAGACATCAATGGGCGGGAAATTCAATTACAGCTAGCACCGAACCCGTCTCACCTTGAGTTTGTAAATCCAGTCGTGGAGGGAATTGTACGCGCAGCTCAGGATAATGAGCATAATCGCAACAGAAAGGCTGTTCTGCCAGTTCTCATGCATGGGGATGCCGCGTTTGCTGGTCAGGGTGTCGTATTCGAGACCTTGAACATGTCCCTTGTGAGGGGCTATCGCGTTGGTGGAACCGTCCACATTGTAGTGAATAATCAGATTGGTTTCACTACGGATCCGGAAGATTCACGTTCTTCGGTCTACTGCACTGATATGGGTAAAGCAGTGCAAGCCCCTGTATTTCATGTGAACTGTGAGGACGTCGAAGCTTCATGTTGGGCGATTAAGACGGCGCTTGATTTTCGAAATGAATATGGACGCGACGTGATCATAGATCTGTATGGTTACCGAAAATACGGCCATAATGAAGGAGATGATCCGAGCTTCACTCAGCCAGTCTCCTACAAAGAAATCACAAAAAAAACGAATATAGCAGAGATCTATACCAACGAACTCATCAATGAAGGGACCGTAACTCGCGAAGAAGCAGATGCTCTCCTGAAGGAGTTTAAGGATAAATTCTCTTCAGCCAACATTGAGCCACGGATGGAGGCAATTGGCGATGCGCCAGCAGAGAGTCCTGCTGATTTCCAGACCGAGCCTCAGACTCGCGTTTCAATGGATACACTTGAAATGGTTGCTACCTCGTTGATTGATTATCCAGAATCCTTCGTTCCGCATCCCAAATTAACGCGAATTCTGGAGAAGCGAGTGGCGAGTCTCCAAGAGGCTGGTGGAATTGATTGGGGTTTTGCAGAAGCGCTCGCATTTGGAGCCTTGCAACTGGACGGAGTCAGCGTTCGACTCAGTGGTCAAGACAGTGGCCGAGGCACTTTTAGCCAGAGGCACCTTGCTCTCAATCATCACGAAAGGCAGGAACGATTTTTCCCGTTGCAACGGCTACAGGAGACTCAGGGTGGTGCTCCAAACGTTGGAGGATTTGAAGTTGTCAATAGCACCCTATCAGAAGCAGGGGTGCTCGGCTTTGAGTTTGGGTATTCAACGATCGCGAGAAAACATCTTGTTCTGTGGGAAGCTCAGTTCGGTGATTTTGCGAATGGTGCACAGGTGCATATTGACCAGTTCCTCGTGAGCTCAGAATCAAAATGGGGTCAACGCTCTGGTCTTGTCTTGTTGTTACCGCATGGATATGAGGGACAAGGACCTGAGCACTCCAGCGCCCGCCTGGAACGCTTCCTTCAACTGTGCGCTGAAGAGAATATAACCGTTGCTTACCCGAGTTCAGGTGCTCAGCACTTCCATCTTCTTCGAAGACAGGGGCTCACAGAGAGCAAGCGCCCATTAGTCATCATGACTCCCAAAAGTTTACTCCGCTTGCCTGAGGCAGGCTCATCGGTTGAGCAGCTGACCGATGGAGCCTTTCAACCGATCATCAGTGAAAAAATTGGAGACCCTCAAAGCTCGTCTCGGTGTGCGGTCCTTCTTTCCGGAAAAATCTATTACGACGTGCGGAAAAAGTTAGAGCAGATGTCCTCAGAGATGAAAGATAAGACCTTTACCCTCTGTCGTATAGAACAGCTCTACCCATTTCCGAGACAAGAGCTCCAGTCCATTATTGAAAAGGATGACATTCATAATTGCTTCTGGGTTCAAGAGGAGCCTGAGAACATGGGGGCTTGGAGATTTGTTAACAACAACTTTCAGCAGTCACTCGGCGTAGACCTTCATTTCATCGGTCGTTCCGCCTCTGCGAGCACAGCCACTGGGTCAGCGAAGCGCCATGCTCTCGAACAGGCAAATATTGTTCAACACGTAGTAGATAGTGTGGTCAACGCAGACGGAGACTAGAACTTGCTCGCTGGGACTTCAGGACTAGCAAGCATTCGTCACTGAAAGCCATAACTCTCTGAAAGTATTATAGTGCTCGTGAATGCTGGCGACCGTTTAACCTTCGGATTTTATTCGCTTTCCTCGAATGAAAGGAGAGGGTACGCTAAGTACTCAGGGTTAAGAGGAAGTTTACGTGAAAGAGAGCAATGAGCAAGTAGAAGCTCTTCTGAGTGAAGTATACTCGCTACCTTCGGTTGTAAGAGCGAAAGAATATCTCTGTCGCAGTCCGATTTCCGAACTTCCCTATCACAACGAAAACCATACGCTCGATGTTGTTCGAGAGGCTGTTCTCTTTGCTCTTACCGAGGAAGTTGAAAAAGAGGATATTCTCATTCTTTCTATTGCCGCAGCTTGGCACGATGTCGGCTTCAGTATCTCCGCGATTGAGCATGAAGAACATAGTGCGAGACTCTTCAATGAAGATTTCGATAAGGCACAATGGAAAGAGATTAGGGGCTCTTCGAGAGAATACATCACACAGATGATACATGATACGAAGGTCCAGTTTTTGCCGATGGGAAGTGGTTCTCAACAGTTCGCTCGAACAGATCTGTCGCGATATTTACTAGATGCCGACTTGAGTAATCTTGGACGTGAAGACTTCTTTGAGTCATTTGCAGCCCTCTTACAAGAGACAGGTGCTGAAGAATACACCTTTTCAGTCGCAACCCTTGGTCTCATCTCTCGACACCGCTGGCATACAGAGGCAGCCGAATTACTTCGCCTGGAGCAGGAGATGCGTAATGCTCGAGAGCTCGTTGTCCGCATCAAGAGCCTTCGTCTCTAAAAGTTTTATCTTATGTTGACCCGTTTCAATCAGGACCATGAGCAGCCCATGGAACTTTCGAGGGCGAACACGCTCTGGGTTACCTTTTTGTACTGCCTTCCCGCAATTCCGCTTTCAGCGATGGGAATCATTTTCTTTGTGCACTTGCCAAAGTTTCATTCCGAAAGTCTGGCGATAGGACTACCAGTGATATCTCTCACCCTCTTGATGAGTCGATTCTGGGACGCGCTGACAGATCCGCTGATTGGATACCTCAGTGATCGAATCCAGGCCCCGGTCATGAGAAGACCTGTCTGGCTCTTCCTTGGGTCTCTCTTAGGAGGAGGCGCTTTCCTCTGGCTGTGCTCTGAAACCTCGATGCTTCTTTTTGGAACTGGTTTTTATCAGTATTTGCTCCTGCTCCTTATTTTCTTTTCCTGTTACACCAGTGCCATGATCCCCTATGAATCATGGGCGCTTGAGATATTTCCTCACGAAAAGGATCGGACTCGGCTCGTCATGTTACGAGAAGGTGCAGCTCTTATCGGTACTATTGTTGCGGGGGCAGTGCCAGTTTTTCTCGCAATAGAGGGAAGGACACAGAGCGACGTTTTTCATCTT contains the following coding sequences:
- a CDS encoding glutamine-hydrolyzing GMP synthase, which codes for MANYDRVLILDFGSQYTQLIARRVRELGVHSEIHPCTTSASDSQFDDVKAIILSGGPNSVLDENRPDFDENWLKREVPILGICYGMQLLAQHYGGKVARSTRREYGRADFRLVEPSLLCKGLPEQESSQVWMSHGDHVEALPKDFATIGASDTLPIAAMAHNTRPMYALQFHPEVAHSEHGIKLIENFLFEIAKLNRDWDASHFIHQAVETISHTVSESEQVVCGLSGGVDSTVAAVLVHRAIGSRLHCLFVDNGLLRKGEAEEVERVLGAQGLGLPLHRIDAKSEFLTALEGVSDPEEKRKIIGRVFIEVFEREAKRFENVKYLVQGTLYPDVIESVSPNGGPSVTIKSHHNVGGLPEKMNLKLIEPLRDLFKDEVRKFGEQLNIPSDLLWRHPFPGPGLAVRVLGPVSEDRLAILREADAIFIDELHSTGLYNEIWQAFTVLLPIHSVGVMGDERTYENVLALRAVTSQDGMTADWYYLPQDVLKRLSNRIINEVKGVNRVVMDVSSKPPATIEWE
- a CDS encoding HTTM domain-containing protein yields the protein MLGFVTCGYHLLIFLRRISMKWLSAYCSLDLRSLALFRMSLGLVLLLDLVNRGSYLSAHYTDFGVLPRGALLSEFTYSDWLFSLHLINGSVFFQGLLFTLAFAFALSLLFGFYTRTSTVVSWLLLVSLHTRNPMVLQGGDVLLRVLLFWAMFLPLGAYCSIDRAKSERKEASSAPRLASFALLIQVASMYLFSVLLKLHPTWYNSYTAVEQALLIDQFTKPFGYFLLDYPELIRIMTILALFIEWVAVICLINPFFIPQSRLVGALLLIGFHVLGLHTTMELGLFPWICAIAWLAFLPALFWEMPSMKYLTSVLKARLSFWSRCCPQEAGIERPRVSGLNIARNLFILITILYISLWNIRGLLPKSNWTYFPHSVNWYGELLRIDQMWDMFSPFPLIDDGWYIIEGKLRDNSSVNVMNPESPIPYKKPLYVSRTYPSQRWRKYMMNLWQKENERHRLYYGRYLCRSWNSRHATDKQLMTFKMVFMWEQTQPDGSEAEPEEVILWNHYCFEEAKAPLNSE
- a CDS encoding DUF2156 domain-containing protein, producing MTLSCFTPLSWSYIPTYSRSAQSTSLQLKSIKIDSTSRFIPFGMHAFQSREELANQLVPELHRIPTIVRGIPESLRELILLSSYVAIPFGSEAILDVSSYAPSDSVRQIAQRGLRKGTIGGGQGEAYPSALPPMKDLQREAPLRGLFRRFPTKSQYFFSFTESKDSALSAWISLTRRGQYHMHLEQLQRSDRASTGAMEALLLRAIHFAQESGFQTLSLGEVPCVLPKEYDGSNPSISGRFLRLINQCGKWILQPGYSAGGLFNFKDKFSPRWEPIYWLIPKERGYAIFVETLAATGVVRLIVKGRTKRL
- a CDS encoding NAD-dependent epimerase/dehydratase family protein, coding for MQKSNGIVLITGAAGFVGSYVVKEFLESGHTVRAFVRSSSNLAQLARVLGVAEEGLADVAGLSFAVGDITEFNSLDQAMDGVATVIHIAALFREAKHGEDMYRRVNIEGTRNVLEAAERAGVAKVVHCSTVGVHSHIPNPPANEDEEYRPGDIYQETKCEGEKVALDFFQKSRVNGVVIRPAMIWGPGDERTLKLFKGILKGRFPFIGWGKTYLHWVSVIDLAKAFRLAAETEIPSGEVFIIAGKESILLKDLLGKIAMMLGRTPTRLRLPALPFQVAGTLCELLCRPLGIEPPLHRRRVDFFTKTRAFSTMKAAELLQYEPRGSIDDEIREIIQWYEQHDWQVC
- a CDS encoding 2-oxoglutarate dehydrogenase E1 component produces the protein MRRRSTVSCIPSQPISGSSEEEGSEQEKNIPWFCDIGPNDAYVQEMFRLYQQDPALVGEVWTHYFEDLARTHAVQGDEQQNQNSHSHTSSNEGSSASASEPAPFNQVNGYYTAPSGSPAAQERVYRMISAFRGRGHFKAKINPLTQGVLHLPEVEDVNVDFYQFSPEQLSERFFCSGLALREQMTLQEIIDKLDESYCGSIGFEFTHLLDQDERLWLQERIENRFERGYRLTRAQRVQRLKKVIEAEAFESELHKKYVGHKRFSLQGTETLIPMLDNLLEEAASGGVQKIVIGMPHRGRLNVLVNIVGKPLEEVFSEFEDQSVQTALGSGDVKYHMGFESTHTDINGREIQLQLAPNPSHLEFVNPVVEGIVRAAQDNEHNRNRKAVLPVLMHGDAAFAGQGVVFETLNMSLVRGYRVGGTVHIVVNNQIGFTTDPEDSRSSVYCTDMGKAVQAPVFHVNCEDVEASCWAIKTALDFRNEYGRDVIIDLYGYRKYGHNEGDDPSFTQPVSYKEITKKTNIAEIYTNELINEGTVTREEADALLKEFKDKFSSANIEPRMEAIGDAPAESPADFQTEPQTRVSMDTLEMVATSLIDYPESFVPHPKLTRILEKRVASLQEAGGIDWGFAEALAFGALQLDGVSVRLSGQDSGRGTFSQRHLALNHHERQERFFPLQRLQETQGGAPNVGGFEVVNSTLSEAGVLGFEFGYSTIARKHLVLWEAQFGDFANGAQVHIDQFLVSSESKWGQRSGLVLLLPHGYEGQGPEHSSARLERFLQLCAEENITVAYPSSGAQHFHLLRRQGLTESKRPLVIMTPKSLLRLPEAGSSVEQLTDGAFQPIISEKIGDPQSSSRCAVLLSGKIYYDVRKKLEQMSSEMKDKTFTLCRIEQLYPFPRQELQSIIEKDDIHNCFWVQEEPENMGAWRFVNNNFQQSLGVDLHFIGRSASASTATGSAKRHALEQANIVQHVVDSVVNADGD